The proteins below are encoded in one region of Nitrospiraceae bacterium:
- a CDS encoding MoaD/ThiS family protein — translation MIKVRIPTPLRPLTKGQGEVEAKAANISEMIETLNSAHPGLKDRLCDDTGELRRFVNIYVNEEDIRFLKGKDTSLKDGDEVSIVPAIAGG, via the coding sequence ATGATTAAAGTTCGCATCCCGACTCCTTTGCGCCCATTGACGAAGGGCCAGGGAGAAGTCGAAGCCAAGGCCGCTAATATTTCGGAAATGATCGAGACGCTAAACAGCGCGCATCCGGGCTTAAAGGACCGCCTCTGCGACGATACCGGTGAGCTTCGGCGTTTTGTGAACATCTACGTCAACGAAGAAGATATCCGTTTCCTCAAAGGGAAAGACACTTCACTCAAAGACGGCGACGAAGTGTCGATCGTCCCCGCAATTGCTGGAGGCTGA
- the thrC gene encoding threonine synthase, producing the protein MAKMKALVCRECGKEYPTKAIHVCEMCFGPLEVKYSYEEIKKSISRQKIEEGPHSMWRYVDLLPVEGTNFVGPHAGLTPMVRAKNLGAYLGLDELYIKNDTVNHPTLSFKDRVVAVALTRARELGFETVACASTGNLANSVSAHAAAANLHCYVFIPGDLEAAKVLGNLIYKPHVVEVEGNYDDVNRLCSEIAGEHGWAFVNINIRPYYAEGSKTLAFETVEQLGWRTPDQVVIPMASGSLLTKIWKGLNEMHALGLVDSVRTRINGAQAEGCSPISTAFKAGRDFFKPVKPKTIAKSLAIGNPADGYYALKATAESKGAMDMVSDDEVVEGIKLLAQTEGIFAETAGGVTIGVLKKLVKQGIIKKHEVTVAYITGNGLKTQEAVIEAVGRPVRIQPSLVSFEKTFKMGKNGGGDA; encoded by the coding sequence ATGGCCAAAATGAAAGCGCTGGTCTGCCGTGAGTGCGGGAAAGAATACCCGACAAAAGCCATCCACGTCTGTGAAATGTGCTTTGGCCCGCTTGAGGTGAAGTACAGCTACGAGGAAATCAAGAAGTCCATCTCGCGCCAGAAGATCGAAGAAGGACCGCACAGCATGTGGCGGTACGTCGACCTGTTGCCGGTGGAAGGGACCAACTTCGTCGGTCCCCATGCCGGACTGACGCCCATGGTGCGCGCCAAGAACCTCGGAGCCTACCTGGGCCTAGATGAGCTCTACATCAAGAACGATACGGTTAACCATCCGACCCTATCGTTCAAAGACCGCGTTGTGGCCGTAGCACTCACCCGCGCCCGTGAACTGGGGTTTGAAACCGTGGCCTGCGCTTCGACTGGGAACCTGGCAAATTCCGTCTCGGCCCATGCCGCTGCGGCCAATTTGCATTGTTACGTGTTCATCCCCGGAGACCTGGAAGCAGCGAAAGTGCTGGGCAATCTGATCTACAAACCGCACGTCGTCGAAGTCGAGGGAAACTACGACGACGTGAACCGGCTCTGCAGTGAAATTGCGGGCGAACACGGCTGGGCCTTCGTCAATATCAACATCCGGCCCTACTATGCGGAGGGCTCGAAGACGCTGGCCTTTGAAACTGTCGAGCAACTGGGCTGGAGGACGCCCGACCAAGTCGTCATTCCGATGGCCTCTGGCTCACTCCTGACAAAAATCTGGAAAGGCCTGAATGAAATGCACGCGCTCGGCTTGGTCGATTCGGTTCGGACCAGGATCAATGGAGCCCAGGCGGAAGGTTGCTCACCGATCTCCACCGCCTTCAAAGCCGGACGCGATTTCTTCAAGCCTGTGAAGCCGAAGACCATTGCAAAATCGCTCGCCATCGGCAACCCCGCCGACGGTTACTACGCCTTGAAAGCAACGGCCGAAAGTAAGGGCGCAATGGACATGGTGTCCGACGATGAAGTCGTCGAGGGGATCAAGCTGCTCGCACAAACCGAAGGCATCTTCGCGGAAACAGCGGGCGGTGTGACGATCGGCGTCCTGAAGAAGTTGGTGAAGCAGGGGATCATCAAGAAACATGAGGTGACGGTCGCCTACATTACCGGTAACGGGCTCAAGACCCAGGAAGCGGTGATCGAAGCGGTCGGTCGTCCTGTCCGAATTCAACCCAGCCTGGTGAGCTTTGAGAAAACTTTCAAGATGGGAAAAAACGGTGGTGGTGACGCATGA
- the moeB gene encoding molybdopterin-synthase adenylyltransferase MoeB, with protein sequence MDFTEEQINRYSRHILLPEVGGKGQKKLAKAKILIVGAGGLGSPAALYLAAAGVGTLGLIDSDVVDLTNLQRQVLHHTSDVGRPKVVSGKEKIQALNPDVSVSMYEERLTAGNALKIINDYDVVIDGVDNFTAKFLINDACFFADKPLVHGGILRFDGRVTTIIPKKSACFRCVFKTPPPPGLVASCQEAGVIGVLAGIIGTIQATEALKLVLGIGHPLTNRMLDFDARKTQFREIKVRRNPTCALCSDHPTITELFDDGDPYAGCAVHP encoded by the coding sequence ATGGACTTCACCGAAGAGCAAATAAACCGCTATAGCCGCCATATCCTGCTGCCGGAAGTCGGAGGCAAGGGGCAAAAAAAGCTGGCGAAGGCGAAGATTCTGATCGTCGGCGCCGGTGGACTCGGCTCACCTGCCGCTCTGTATCTGGCTGCGGCTGGAGTCGGCACGCTCGGCTTGATCGATAGCGACGTGGTCGATCTGACGAATCTCCAGCGTCAGGTTCTGCATCATACCTCCGATGTTGGCCGACCCAAGGTTGTCTCCGGAAAAGAAAAGATTCAGGCCCTCAACCCCGACGTGTCAGTCTCGATGTATGAAGAGCGACTCACCGCCGGCAACGCACTCAAGATCATCAATGATTACGATGTCGTGATCGACGGAGTGGATAACTTTACCGCCAAGTTTCTGATTAACGATGCCTGCTTCTTTGCCGACAAGCCGTTGGTCCACGGAGGTATCTTGCGGTTCGACGGTCGTGTCACCACGATCATCCCGAAGAAATCTGCGTGCTTTCGTTGCGTGTTCAAGACTCCGCCCCCGCCTGGACTGGTCGCGTCCTGCCAGGAAGCGGGTGTCATCGGGGTCCTCGCAGGGATTATTGGCACGATTCAAGCAACCGAAGCTTTGAAGCTTGTGCTCGGTATCGGTCACCCGTTGACGAATCGCATGCTCGACTTCGACGCACGCAAGACCCAGTTCCGAGAGATCAAGGTGCGTCGTAATCCGACCTGTGCCCTCTGCAGTGACCATCCGACGATTACCGAACTATTCGACGATGGAGATCCGTATGCCGGCTGTGCAGTGCATCCTTAA